The Methanocella arvoryzae MRE50 DNA window CAGACCTTCAGCGGCGTCTACAAGCGCGCATGGGAGCCTGCCACAGACTCAGACAAGACTTTCACGCTGAACATCGTGATCAGCTAAACTGACTAGCCATAAATAACACGGGGCGCCTCGCGCCCCTTTTCTTTTCTCTTCTTAATCAGAGCCTTTCTGCTTCCGCCGGGAAAGAGGGTATTTCAGTATATATGTCTTTGGTGTAAACGGACTGAAACTATGATGCGTTGAAATTATACGCCAGAAGATCCTTATCAGGTACAGAAACAGGTCTCCTGTGACAGCTGTAGCAGGGGCGCACGCAGGGAGTATCAATCGTGGATTCGGATATCACTATCGTCAGGTACGGCGAAATCGCCATCAAGAGCGAGCAGATCAGGAGGAAGTTCGAAGACCTCCTCATCCAGAACCTCAAGGCCATGCTCGACCAGGATCACATCGAGTACGAGGCAATTATCAAGGAGCGCGGCCGGATCTTCGTGAAGACAAAGGACACTAAGGCTCCGCAGTCTGTCGCTAAAGTGTTCGGAGTAGTCTCGTGCAGCCCCGCCATAACCACCGGGCCTACTATCGCAGAAGCCTGCGCCGTGGCAGCGGAAGTAGGCAGAGAGGTCATCCGGGAAGGCCAGTCCTTCGGCATCATGGCCCGCCGCTCGGGCGGAGTGGAGAAGGGCTTCACCTCTCAGGACATCGGCCGCATGTGCGGCGACGCGGTCTTCAACGCCGTGATCGACCGGCACCCTAAGGTCAACCTGAAAAATCCCGACCACGCCATCCACGTGGAGATCAGGGACACCGCCTCCTACATCTTCACCGAAATGGTCAAGGGGGTTGGCGGCATGCCCATCGGCAGCCAGGGCAAGATGGTGGCGCTGATCTCAGGCGGCATCGACTCCCCAGTGGCCGCGTGGCTCATGATGAAGCGGGGCTGCGAAATCATTCCCCTGTACATGGATAACACCCCCTACCTGGGCGAAGACGCTAAGGCTAAGACTATCGACATCGTCCGCAAGCTCCACGAGTGGGCGCCGGGCCGGGAGATGAAGATGTATATCGCCCCACACGGCCAGCCCCTTCGGGAGTTCCTGCAGAAAGGCAACAAAAAGTACACCTGCGTCTTCTGCAAGCACCTCATGTACAAAGTGGCCAGGGCCATTGCAGAAAAAGAGGGCGCCCACGGCATCATTACCGGCTCGTCCCTGGGCCAGGTCGCCTCCCAGACTTCCGAGAACATGATGGCCGAAGCCTACGACGTCGACTTTCCCATTTATCATCCGCTCATCGGCCTCGACAAGGAGGAGATCATGACCATCGCCAAAAAGATCGGCACCTACGACATCTCTATCCGTAAGGCCGGAGGCTGTATGGCTGTGCCGAAATACCCGTCGATTCACGGCCGGCTGGAAGAGGTAGTGAGGATGGAGAACGAGCAGTTCGAGTTCGATAAACTAGTACAGTATGAAGTGGAAAACGCCAGAGTCATCGATATATAGGGCGACTCTGGCGGCCGTCACGGACAGGCGGCAAAACTGATCTGTATAGTTTAGTTCAGTTCAGGCTCCCATAGCAGGCAACGAGTACCTGCTCGCTGTGCAGCCTGAGCATTCTGCGGAACCAGGAGGCATCGTGGTTCTGGCTGTATTCCGCGTCGCTGTATAATCGGATAGCTACTGCGAACTCTGCCGGACTGATCCGGGTGGCGGGCTCCATGAGTTCCTCGTCATAGTCGTAGCTTTCATCGTAGACATCTGTTGCGTTAGTGTGTGCCATCGTATCCCTGTTTTTCCTGTCTTAGCTCTCCATCGGTACTGTGCCGGCTTTCGCAGCCTCCAGGTCCCACCGGATCTCCTCGGCGATCGACCTGCGCATGCAGGCGATGCTGTCGATCCAGTCGAAGACATGCTCCCGGAGCATGGTGTCCTGGATGCGCTCGGCTTCCGCCTCCATCTCGTGCAGGCTGGCCATCACTTCTGCCAGCTCGGCGAGCGCGTGCTCCCTGTACATGGATCTCCAGTTGCCCCCGATAGTCCCGGTGATCCGCATCATCCGGGACAGACGGATGAATAACCTGCGGTACTGGGGTAGCTGTACCATGTCGGCCACGTACTCCCCGTAGGTCCACAGTTTTTCCATACTTTCCTCATACTCATCCGGCGCGTCAGGCTCGATCCTGAACAGGTTCATCTTAACACCATTCCTCCGTTTTATTACCATCTTTAACCAGTTCAGGATAAAAGCGGCCAGATATACCTTTCCCGGGCGCCAGACAGGACTTCCCGCCGCCGCCGGCGGTTTCACCGGGCACCCTCCTCACGTGGCTGCGGATTCCGCGGCCAGACAGCAAAACTGTGGCCGCGATAAGGCGTGCTCCGCCCGTGTTTCCTATTTATCACGGGCATGGTGGCAGGATTCACAGGTCTATCCGTGGAGTAATGTCGCAGCCCGTGCACGGCACGCAGCCTGTCAGGGCCCTGGTCGGGTCAAGCCCGTGCTTCTCCAGGATTCGGCGCTGCTCCCCGGCGAGCTTCAGCAGCCTGTCAGCGCTCACAGGCTCGACCTTGATATCCCCTGCGCGAAGGGGGTGCGGATTCGTCTTCCTGAGGATCGGGATGACGCCCTTACTCGCGAGCATCTCCATGCCCTCTATTACGGTCTCATCGGACTCGCCCATCCCGATCAGGATGTTGGAAGCCACGTGGTTACGGCCGAACACCTCTACTGCATGTTCCAGGGCCTGCACGATGTAGTCGAAAGACAGTCCGGGGCAGACCTTCTCAAACAGTTCCCTGTCCACCGTCTCTATGTTATACTTGACTTCGACGGCGCCCGCCTCTTTCAGCAGTTCCGACGAATTGTCGGTAGCGTAGATGGAGACGCCGATGGGGATGTCCCTGCCGGCCAGCTCTTTTTTGATCAGCCTGACGATCCGGGCAATCCTGCCCGCCTCCTCCTCCGGCGTCGTCCACACGCCCGACGTGATGGTAATAGCTCTGAGGTCGGGACTTTTCAGGCCCTGCCTGACCAGCTCCAGGACTTCTTCGTCCGACTTGATTTTCCCCTGCAGTTTCGGGACCGGGCAGAACTTGCAGTCGAAGGCGCACCGTTCGCTGACGGTCACGTACACCTGCTCAGGGCAGTGGGATATGGCGTGCTCCAGCCTGCCGTGGGCGAACTCTTCCCCGCCGGCGTAGATCGTGACCATGCCGTCCTTCAGGGTGGCGCTGAACTTCGACGCCTGGCGGACTCCCAGCCTCACCCTGTGCCCGTCAATGTTGACGAATACTGACTCCAGGCCGGCGCCCGGGCCCGCGGTAGACCTGCTCTGGTACGGCAGGAAACTGTCGTCTACTGTGGTGCCCCCCGCCTCGATAAGCTCGGCCTTCTTCCTGACACTACTATCCATACGCTCTCTCCTCTGCAGTCATTGTACTACGACGCCATGACTCTTAAGCATGAACTACTCCCACGCCGTACAGTCCCATCACTGTCACAATTGTGAAGTGTACCGCGAGGTATAAAATTCTGGTGCCCGTACCCCATAGTTTCATCTGGGTATGCAGCAGCTATTTGAATGACGTGTCGTAAAAGTTTAGCAGCCCCATAATGCCGCTCTATGTGCCATAGGCGCCTGTGTACTCATCGGCAGTATGTTACAACTGGTGTAATGATGCGTCCCCTCGAACGACTGCAGCTTCGCAGCAACCTTCAGCAGCTATACAAGAGCAACGATCTGATCATGAGATTCATGCTCATCAACGTATGCACAGGCACATGGGTGGGCATGGTCAACTTCATCATCCCCGTCTTCGCGCTATCGCTCGGCGCCAGCTCATTTGAAATAGGCCTGGTGCGCGGGCTCTCAGGCGTCGGGGACCTGCTGCTTGTCCTGCCTGCCGGCCTCCTCATCGACTACTTCGGCTCCAGAAAAATGTACCTCGCCAGCTGCGCTGTGGGCGGGGCCATCACAATCCTGCTGGCGCTGGCATGGACGCCATGGGCGCTCATCGTCATGATGATCTTCTACGGCATGGCCCGGTCGATCCGGACCACCTCGCTGAACGCGTCGTTCTTCCAGCACATGAACACCATCGGGGCCGGCAAGGGCGGATGGTACAAAGGCTCGATGACGGTGGGCGCCCAGTTCCTTGGATCCCTCATCGGAGGCGCTCTGGCGGTCGCCGTCAGCTTCGCCGGCTACTTCGTCACGGCAAGCATGTTCCTGCTGGCCCCCATCCTCGTGGCATTAGGCGGCAAGAGCGAACTCATGATCCCGGCGAGCCGAAAGAAAAGAGGCCTGAAGGGCTCGGTAGACGGCTACCGTCATCTGCTGAGGGACAGAATCCTGGTGTCGGCAACGATCACAGAATGCATCAACACGGCCTTCGCTATCACCTTCTCCACCTTCGTCGCCGTCATGGTGATCACCAGCCTCGGCCTCAGCATAGCCATGGCCGCACTACTGATCTCGCTCAGGGGCCTCGCGAATATAGTGGTCGTCTTCTTCGGGGGAAGACTGCTGGAGCTTAACCATTATCGCCTCTACGTAGCCAGCTTTATCTTCTCAGCCGCAGGGCTGCTGTTGCTGGGCACCTCGAAAGACGTCTGGCTGCTCATGCTGGCCTCCGTCATCCTCGGGCTGTTCTCCGGCGTCATGACCTTGGTCACGTTTACCCAGGTCGGCAGCACCGAGGGGGAAAAGGGCAAGGTTTCAGGCATCTTCTCCTTCGGGCAGAAGGCCGGCATGGTGGCCGGGCCGGTGCTCGGCGGCATCGTCGGCAGCTTCACAGGCCTGCAGGCGATTTTCCTGTGCTTCATACCCTTCTTCCTGCTGATGGCAGCCTATAACCTGCTGGAAGGGAGAAATACCCGGAATATCTCCGGAGCGGCGTGACCGCCGCCCGGGAGCAAAGAAAACGCTTTAAAGTAGTTTATCCGGCTGGGGCGCGTCCGGGTTGGACTTGATCTCCTTCCCTGTGAACCTGATGCGCTCCTCGATGAGGCGGATGCCTCTCTCAGTGATGCCGAACATCGGGATCGAGTCGCCAACCTTGTAGACGTTGCATCTGGCGCCGTACTCCCGGATGAACTTCGAGGCGCAGCCTGTGGCTATGTCGGCGTACCTGTAGACCAGCTCGGCCTCCCTCTCCGGCATGCCTGTGGTGTGCACCACGAAGGTGTAGATGCTGACGCCGGGGTGCTGCTGCTCGATCTCTTTCATCTGCTTTGCGCCGGTGCCGTCGATGATGGAGACCGCGATGTTCTTGTAGCCCATGTCGATGGCCTTCTTCACGCCCCCCGCCTGGTCGATCTTCGCCGTGGCCGGGTCGACGACGTTCTCCCTGCCGACCTTCTCGATGACCTCGGGGATGGGCGTGGTGCTGACCAGGCCCGAAACTCTGCCACCGATGCCCTGCACCATCTCCGGGTCGGTGACCACCAGGGTGCCGGTGCCTTCGCAGACGATGACCGCGGCGTCGATCAGCTTCTTCACCATGGCAGTGCAGACGATCTCGGATACGCCGAAGGAGAGGAAGTCCTTCATCTTCAGGACTCTGTCGGGCGTGCACATTCCGAAATCCTGGATGCGGAACTCTATGTTCTTCTTGATAGTCTCTGGGTCCAGCTTTTTAATGCCCCGGTGCTTATCGAATATGGGGCAGTAGCTGATCTGCGGCTCTCCTACTTCTACGACTTTGCCGTCTCTGACTACGATTCGGGCCCTTCCCAGGCCTTCGATGACATGCTCGTCCATTTTCCGACCTCTGACGTATGATTTTGAAACATGTTATTGTGGTTTCTTTTCTTACATATGCTTACCCGTGTCTGTGGCCGGGAAATTCCCCCTGCCCTACGCTTGTTGTGGCGGCAGCCGCAATCAGAAAACGTTTAAGTACGATGGCCAACTTAGTTTTACTACATTTAACCGGAGGCTAAACACTTCATGCCAGCAAAAGTCGACAAAGAAGCTTGTGTAGGATGCGGAACATGCGTAGATGCCTGCCCTGAAGCAGCCATCGAAATGGACGACGAGTTCGCCAAAGTAGACGAGGCCCGCTGCAACGAATGCGCCACCTGCGTCGACGCCTGCCCAACCCAGGCCATCAAGATCGAAAAGAACTAATATAGTTTAGCTATATATAGTAACATTACATTACGTCGGTGAGCATATGATCAAAGTCGGAATACTAGGGGCCACAGGGAATGTAGGCCAGCGGTTTATCCAGCAGCTGGCAGGCCACCCGTGGTTCGAGATCACCGCCCTCGCCGCTTCGGAGAGGAGCGCGGGCAAGCCTTACGAGCAGGTCGCCAAATGGAGGCTGGACACCGATCTTCCAGAGGAAGTCAGGGAGTTAACCGTAGTCCCGACTAAGCCGGAGGCAGTCGACGCGGACCTGGTATTCTCGGCACTTCCGGCGGAAGACGCGATCAAGATCGAGGCCGACTTCGCGAAGGCCGGCATGGTGGTCTGCTCTAACGCCAGCGCGCACCGCATGGAAAAGGACGTCCCCCTCGTGATCCCGGAGGTCAACCCCGAGCACCTGGGCCTCATCGACGTCCAGCGGAAGAAGCGCAAGTGGGACGGCGCCATAGTCACCAACCCCAATTGTAGCACTATCATGATGGTCGTAACCCTCAAGCCGCTCATGAAGTTCGGCATCGAGAACATCCACGTGTCCACGATGCAGGCGGTCAGCGGCGCAGGCTACGAGGGCGTGCCCTCGATGGCCATCATCGACAACATGATCCCCTACATCGGTAGCGAAGAGGGCAAGATGGAAACCGAGACGCTGAAACTCCTTGGCGACTTCGACGGCAAGCAGGTCAAAGAGGCCCCCTTCTGGGTGAGCGCCGCCTGCCACCGGGTCGGAGTCCTCGACGGCCATACCATGTCCATCTGGGCGAGGTTCAACAAGAAGGTCACCCCCGAAAAGGTCAAGGACGCCTTCCTCAAGTTCGACCCGAAGCTGTCCGATCTGCCGACTTCCCCGAAGAAGGCGATCATCGTCCGGGAAGAGCCGGACAGGCCCCAGCCCCGCATGGACCGCATGCAGGGCAATGGTATGAGCATCTCCGTCGGCCGCATCAGGGCCGGCAAGGCAGACTCAATCCAGTACGTATGCATGGGGCACAACACCATCCGCGGCGCCGCCGGCGCCAGCGTGCTGAACGCTGAACTGCTGAAGAAGAAGGGCTACCTGTAAGCCCTTTTATCTCTTTTTATACTCAGATTATTTTTCTCGCAATTAGCAGCCGCCTAGCAACAGATCAACATCTCGAAAAAACCGAAAACTGATTATAGTATTGTGAAAAATGTGTTATTTCGGCTATGGTTATTGGGCTGCCAAGCTCGCCAGGAAGCCAGGCTCGCCAAAGGCTTTTCGATCAGGACCGTCACGAATAGCTAAATAAGGCTTGGCGTTCCATGAAAAATTAGCTCTTGGCGCTCTTGGCCTCTTGGCGGGCTTGGCGGTATTTTCAACCTATGGGGGCCAACTTTCAATTTTTCATACTCCCCTTGAAAATATCCTTTCATCCACGAGTCCTTACTGGAACGTTTTGTACGAGTGCTCGTACCATTTACACGAAGTACCCGAAGTACACGAGGTACTCAAAGTACAGTAAAAACGGCATGCTGTAAGATGATCTTATCGTAAAACTTCGTGTATGGTCTTTCCTGTAACTTTTTGGACAGTTCCTTTGCCGGATATTCGCCTTGAGAACGCCTGCGAATGCAGGCGTTCAACAGGCGATTCCCGACAGCCGGTTTTCCTCTCCAATTCTCTGGCTCCTCACATTCCTCCTCTCAGACCTCCTGACCTCCCTGACCTCTCAGTTTGAAAAAAGTCTCTCTGATCTCCGGGCACTCCCCAACCTCTTATTTTGCCTGGGTACATGTGCGCAAGCCGGGCAACAGGGGGATTGTCGGATAAGTCCTCTATATGCTTGAATACCAGCGCACTATTGCCCGGGCTCATGTACAATAAGGCCTAATCTTTGGAACGGTTTTCTTTTATATGGCCGTATAAACAGCGGATTGCTCTTTTATATATGAGTTGTTTATCTGGTATATATGAGGACAGCGCTAGCCGTAGTACTCGTTTTTTTACTGCTGTCAGCCCCAGCTATCGCTATGGCTCAGTTAGGTACTATTACGGGCGTGATCACCACCGGCAACCGGCAGGCTGTACCGGATGCGCTGGTGACGCTGTACGATATGGACGGGGACTACGTGTTTGTGCCTGACAACCCTCAGTTCAGCAGCAACGGCACCGGCAACAATGTCGGCGTCTACACTTTTACCGACGTGCCTTCTGGCACTTACAACGTCACTGCTATAAAGGGGGACAGCGAGTTCTTCGCTATCGCGCGACTGGAGAGCGGCACTGCTACTGCCAACATCGTGCTCGCCGACTACTACGTCACTCCCGAGGATTTCATGCCCCCGCCTGCTGTGAGAGAGCCTGAGCTGGAACGG harbors:
- a CDS encoding MFS transporter — translated: MMRPLERLQLRSNLQQLYKSNDLIMRFMLINVCTGTWVGMVNFIIPVFALSLGASSFEIGLVRGLSGVGDLLLVLPAGLLIDYFGSRKMYLASCAVGGAITILLALAWTPWALIVMMIFYGMARSIRTTSLNASFFQHMNTIGAGKGGWYKGSMTVGAQFLGSLIGGALAVAVSFAGYFVTASMFLLAPILVALGGKSELMIPASRKKRGLKGSVDGYRHLLRDRILVSATITECINTAFAITFSTFVAVMVITSLGLSIAMAALLISLRGLANIVVVFFGGRLLELNHYRLYVASFIFSAAGLLLLGTSKDVWLLMLASVILGLFSGVMTLVTFTQVGSTEGEKGKVSGIFSFGQKAGMVAGPVLGGIVGSFTGLQAIFLCFIPFFLLMAAYNLLEGRNTRNISGAA
- a CDS encoding carboxypeptidase-like regulatory domain-containing protein, giving the protein MAQLGTITGVITTGNRQAVPDALVTLYDMDGDYVFVPDNPQFSSNGTGNNVGVYTFTDVPSGTYNVTAIKGDSEFFAIARLESGTATANIVLADYYVTPEDFMPPPAVREPELERPRQYFSFVPATFGKMPPATAAVTYPFSRAVATSTAYALLLAGSR
- a CDS encoding methanogenesis marker 8 protein gives rise to the protein MDEHVIEGLGRARIVVRDGKVVEVGEPQISYCPIFDKHRGIKKLDPETIKKNIEFRIQDFGMCTPDRVLKMKDFLSFGVSEIVCTAMVKKLIDAAVIVCEGTGTLVVTDPEMVQGIGGRVSGLVSTTPIPEVIEKVGRENVVDPATAKIDQAGGVKKAIDMGYKNIAVSIIDGTGAKQMKEIEQQHPGVSIYTFVVHTTGMPEREAELVYRYADIATGCASKFIREYGARCNVYKVGDSIPMFGITERGIRLIEERIRFTGKEIKSNPDAPQPDKLL
- the thiI gene encoding tRNA uracil 4-sulfurtransferase ThiI, which encodes MDSDITIVRYGEIAIKSEQIRRKFEDLLIQNLKAMLDQDHIEYEAIIKERGRIFVKTKDTKAPQSVAKVFGVVSCSPAITTGPTIAEACAVAAEVGREVIREGQSFGIMARRSGGVEKGFTSQDIGRMCGDAVFNAVIDRHPKVNLKNPDHAIHVEIRDTASYIFTEMVKGVGGMPIGSQGKMVALISGGIDSPVAAWLMMKRGCEIIPLYMDNTPYLGEDAKAKTIDIVRKLHEWAPGREMKMYIAPHGQPLREFLQKGNKKYTCVFCKHLMYKVARAIAEKEGAHGIITGSSLGQVASQTSENMMAEAYDVDFPIYHPLIGLDKEEIMTIAKKIGTYDISIRKAGGCMAVPKYPSIHGRLEEVVRMENEQFEFDKLVQYEVENARVIDI
- the asd gene encoding aspartate-semialdehyde dehydrogenase, which gives rise to MIKVGILGATGNVGQRFIQQLAGHPWFEITALAASERSAGKPYEQVAKWRLDTDLPEEVRELTVVPTKPEAVDADLVFSALPAEDAIKIEADFAKAGMVVCSNASAHRMEKDVPLVIPEVNPEHLGLIDVQRKKRKWDGAIVTNPNCSTIMMVVTLKPLMKFGIENIHVSTMQAVSGAGYEGVPSMAIIDNMIPYIGSEEGKMETETLKLLGDFDGKQVKEAPFWVSAACHRVGVLDGHTMSIWARFNKKVTPEKVKDAFLKFDPKLSDLPTSPKKAIIVREEPDRPQPRMDRMQGNGMSISVGRIRAGKADSIQYVCMGHNTIRGAAGASVLNAELLKKKGYL
- a CDS encoding 4Fe-4S binding protein; this translates as MPAKVDKEACVGCGTCVDACPEAAIEMDDEFAKVDEARCNECATCVDACPTQAIKIEKN
- a CDS encoding radical SAM protein — translated: MDSSVRKKAELIEAGGTTVDDSFLPYQSRSTAGPGAGLESVFVNIDGHRVRLGVRQASKFSATLKDGMVTIYAGGEEFAHGRLEHAISHCPEQVYVTVSERCAFDCKFCPVPKLQGKIKSDEEVLELVRQGLKSPDLRAITITSGVWTTPEEEAGRIARIVRLIKKELAGRDIPIGVSIYATDNSSELLKEAGAVEVKYNIETVDRELFEKVCPGLSFDYIVQALEHAVEVFGRNHVASNILIGMGESDETVIEGMEMLASKGVIPILRKTNPHPLRAGDIKVEPVSADRLLKLAGEQRRILEKHGLDPTRALTGCVPCTGCDITPRIDL